Part of the Geodermatophilus obscurus DSM 43160 genome is shown below.
CCTCGGTCGTGGCCACCATCCGCGGGTCGTCGAAGGGCAGCAGACCGCGCAGCGGCAGGGTGAGCAGCGAGGCGTCCAGGCCGCCGCGCTGGCCGCCGTCATCGTCGGCGAGCTGCTCGGTGAACGACCCGCGGTCGGGGTCCCAGGCCCGGTCCAGCACCGCTGACCGGATCCGGTCGAGCTCGGCGCGCCACCGGTCGCGCGGGTGGTCCAGACCGCGCGCCTCGGCGATCCGCAGCGCCCGCTCGACGGCGACCGCGCACAGCGCCACCGAGTAGGTGAACGGCCGCCCCGCGCTCCGGACCTCCCAGATGCCGTGGTCGGGAGTCCTCCAGTTCGCGATGGCGGCCTCGGTGAGGTCGCACAACGCCGCCCACAGGTGGTCGTCGACCCGGCCCCCGGACCTCACCCACCCCCAGGCGACGTCGAGCAGCTCGCCGTAGACGTCGTGCTGGGTCTGCCCCGCCGCGCCGTTGCCCCAGCGCACCGGCGCCGAGCCGCGGTAGCCCGAGAGGGCCGCGTCCTCCTGCTCGGGCGGCGGCTGGCCACCGTCCAGGGCGTACATCAGGTGCGGTTGCCCGTCCCGCTCGACGTTCGTGAGCGTCCAGGCCAGGAACGCCTCCGACTCGCTGGGCATCCCGACCTGGCGCAGCGCGTAGGTGGAGAACGCGGCGTCACGCACCCACGTGAAGCGGTAGTCCCAGTTGCGCACGCCGCCGATCTCCTCCGGCAGGGACGACGTCGCCGCGGCCGTGATCGCCCCGCTGGGCACGTGGTCGAGCATCTTGAGCGCCAGGGCCGAGCGCAGCACCAGACCGCGCTGGGGACCCTCGTACTGCAGGTTCCCGGCCCACGACCGCCAGGCCTGGGCGGTCTGGTGCACCAGTCGGGCCGGGTCGGCGCGGTCGAGCAGCCGGGTGCTGCCCGACCAGTGCAGGGAGGCGGTCAGCCGCTCCCCGGCACGAAGCCGCACCGCTCCCCCGATCGACCCGTCGGGAGCGACCTCGAGGTCGTGCGAGCACCACAGCACCAGGACGAGGTCGGGGCGCGCCGGCCAGTGGATCCGCCAGGCGCCGCTCTCGCGGGTGACGCGGACGTCGTCGCGGACAGCCAGCCGCACGTCGAGCTCGGCCGCGCCGGAGACCACCCGCGCGACCCGCAGCAGCTCGCTGCGTCCGGCCGGCACCAGCTCCCCCAGATCGGCGCCGGAGCGCAGTGCCATGCAGTCGGTGAGCTCCACGACGCCGTCCGGACCGGTCAGCTCGGTGATCAGCACGTTGCTCTCGTCGAGGTAGCGCTGGCCGCCGGCCCGCAGTCCGCGCGGGGCCATGGTGAAGGCGCCGCCGCGATCGGTGTCGAGCAGCCCGGCCAGCAGCGGCGGGCTGTCGAACTCCGGCAGGCACAGCCAGGGGATCGACCCGTCGCGGGCGACCAGGGCGCAGGTGGCGCCGTCCCCGATCAGCCCGTGCTCCTCGATGGGCAGGTATCCGTCGACGCGGGAGAGCGGACGAGTCAGCACGGCCGCGGTCAGCGGGTCCGGGTGCCGCGACGACCGCTGACGGCGACGTAGACGCCGAGCACGATGATCGCTCCGATGATGGAGCCGATCCACCCGGCCGGTGCCAGTTCGAAGCCCCGGCCGCTGATCAGCCCGCCGAGCAGGTTGCCGACGAACGAGCCGATGATCCCCAGCACGATGGTGGCGACGATGCTCAAGTCCTGCTTGCCGGGGATGACGGCCCGGGCGATGAACCCGGCGACCAGGCCGATGACGAGCAGGACGATGAGGTTCCAGATCATGATGTCTCCTTGTTGGGTACTGGGTGTCGGGGTCCGCGGTCGCGAGCTAACCGGGTGGCGCTGTCGTGCGGCCGCGCGGGGTCTGACGTGTGCACATCGGCATCGTGGTGGTGACCGAGCCAGGCCGGTGTCGAGTTCGTCCTCCCCGTCGGGCGCTCCTCCTCGGCGCGGACGGAGCTGCCGATCAGGTGCGGCCAGCGGGCGGGGCGGCCAGCAGCACCGGGCACCGGGAGCGCGTGCTCAGGGCGGTCGCCGCGCTGCCGAGCACCGCGCGGGACAGCCCCCTGCCCCGTCGTCCCACGACGATGAGGTCGACGTCCTCCGCTTCGGCCAGCTCCAGCAACGCGGCCGCGGGCTGGCCGGCTACGACCTGCGTCTGCACGACGGGTCCCTCGGGGAGGCTGCGCCGGTGCCGCGACAGCAGGTCCTCGGCCCGGGCGCACTCCTCGTCGTGTCCACCGTCCGCGGCCTCCTTGCTCACCACACTCGCGAGGAGGAACCGGCCGGCGGTCGGTGCCGCCAGCCGGGTGGCGGCCCGTACAGCCTCCTCCGACTCGGGGGACCCATCCACGCCGATCAGCACGCACGGCCCGCGATCCGCCGTCCGCTCGGTGGAGGCGTGCGCCCCGGCCCCCTTGAGTCGCCGGGACCTCTCCTTGGCGCGCTCGACGGCGATCGGCACGATGAGGGGACCGAGGACCGCCCCGATCAGCAGCCAGCTGCGGTCCCGGTGACCGTGCCGGTACAGGAGCACCACCACGGCGCCCACGCCGATGACCACCCAGGGCAGCGGCACCAGCAGCGTCCAGTAGGGGAAGTCCATACGGGGTCACCCGTTCTCCACGTGCCGGCCCGGGTTCGGGCGACGCCCGGCGGGCCGGCGGGACGATCGGTCGTCGGATCGGCAGCGGACGGCCACTCGCTCATGCACCGGGACCACGCGGCAACGACCGGTGTGCGATCCACCGGTCGTAGACCAGCAACACGATCACCGCGCCGATGAACGAGCCGATCAGGCCGGCGGGGCCGAACCCGCGGTCCCGGAGGCCTCCGGTCACCAGCCCCAACAGGAGTCCGCCGACGAGAGAGCCGGCCACCCCGAGCACGAGGGTGGCGAGCAGGCTCATCGATTCCTTGCCGGGCACGACGAGGCGGGCCAGCAGGCCCGCGAGCAGGCCGATGATGAGCAGCCAGAGCAGGGACAGCACAGCTCCTCCAGATGTCGTCGTGGTGCACCGGTGGGGGTCGACTCGAGCCGAAAGACGGATCCGGCACGTTCCAGGTCAGCTGGGTCGTGGACCCGAGAGCACCGGGACAGCGCGCAGGCGCTCGTCCGGTGCCGTCACCGGCACGGGGCCGGCCACCAGCTGGAGCAGTCGTGTGACCACCGGCGAGGCCCCGCAGATGGTCGCGTTCGCGTCGAGGACCGGGGCCAGCCCATGACTGTCGGCGTAGTCGACGTGGGTGAGGTCCACCAGGGCGGACCGCCCCTCGGTCAGCCGGACGTGGTCGAGCATGGCCGAGAGCAGGGCCGCGCCGGACACGTCCAGGGCGCCGATCACGGTGACCACCGGCCGCGGTCGGCTGCGGTCGACGCACACGGTGAACTCCTCCGGCACGCCCGGGGCCGTGTCGGAGCAGCCCTCCTGCTCGTGGTGTCGCCCCGACGCCGTGCCCGCCGGGAGACCGCCGGTACGGAGCCGGTTCCGCTTCCGCTGTACTCGCATGGGCCGGACGCTAGGAGTCGTCCGGACGGGCGGCGACGGCATCGCCCGGACGACATCGGCGTCCGGCATTGCCGACGGCGGGCAGGCACGGGGACGCTCACTCCCTGACCAGCGGGCGCTGGGGCCAGCCGAGCAACCGTGCGCCGGTCACGGCCACGAGCAGGGGCAGGTGGTGGTCGGGCTCCCCGGCGTCGTAGCCGGTGAGTTCCCGCACGCGCTGCAACCGGTAGGTGACGGCCCGGACGCTCAGGTGGAGCCGGCGGGCCGTCTCGGCGGCGTTCCGCCCGGCGGAGAAGTAGGCCTCCAGCGTCTCGACCAGCGGCGCTGCTCCTCCGCGAGCACCCGTCAGCGGCTCGAGGACCGTGTGGACGAGGTCGGACAGGGCCGTCTCGTCGCGCGCGAGGACGCGGTACACCAGCAGGTCGGCAGCCTGGACCACCTGCTGCCGCAGGCTCAGGCGGCTGGCCGTCTCGAGGGCCTCCACCGCCTCCTGGTAGGACCGTTGCACGCCCCGCGGCCCGGTGTGCGGCCGTCCGGCCCCGGCCCGCCACGGCCCCCCGCGCGCGGTCCGGGACACGAGGGGCCCGACGATCCCGGCGACCTGCCGACCGAGGTCGGCACAGCCATCCGCGTCCCGTGGACAGCTGAGGACGCAGACGAGCCGACCGTTCTTGGCCGCTGCGAGCAGCCCCCTGTCCCCGAAGCGGGCCCGCAGGGCGTCCTCTGCAACTCCGCGGACACCACTGCCCGAGTCGATGGGCCGCTGCCCCTCGGCCACCACCACCACGTGGGCACCGTTCAACTGCAGCCCGAAGAACTCGGCGCGCTCGATCAGCAGGCCGACCGGGGCCAGACCGGCCAACAGGTCGTCGACGAACTCGAGCCGGAACTCCTCCTCGCGCCGGACGACGAGGCGTTGCGCCTCGACGTAGCCCGCGGTCAGAGCGGCCAGCGCGGCGTCGGCGGCTCGCCACACGGCCTCCCCGATGCCCATGAGCTCCGCCGACCGGACCGGCCGACCCCGGGATGCGCGGAGGAGCTCGGGCAGGCGGGACCACAGCCGGCGCGACGCGTTCATGTGCACGTCGACAAGAGCCGGTAGGCCGACCCCCATCGCGACCGCCTCACCGCCCAGTCGGCGACAGGCCGCCTGCTCCTCGGCGCTGAGCATCCGGCCGGTCCGGGCCACCGTCATCAAGGCCCGTGGATAACCGTCCAGTAGTGCAGGAGGAAGACCGTGTCGAGCGCTGGCCGCCCCTGCCACCTCGGACAGCACCTCGTCCACGTGGCTGCCGTTCACCGTGGCGCTGCGCATGACCATCCTCCCTGTCGCCCTCATGCCTCGAGGAGCCCGGTCCTGATGGCGTATCGGGTGAGCTGCGTGCGATCCCGCATGTCGAGCTTCTGCAGGATGTTCGCCCGATGCCGCTCCACCGTCTTCGTGCTGATGACCAGGAGCGCCGCGATCTCTCTCGAGGAACAGCCTTCGGCGATGAGCTTGACGACCTCGGCCTCGCGGGCCGTGAGGACCCGCTCGGGCACGGGTTCACCGCGGCCGGCCCGGTGCAGGTGCTCGCGCATGAGGGTCGTCAGCGCGTCCGGGTAGATGAACGGCTCGCCTCGCACCGCGCCCCGGCAGGCCGAGACGAGGTCCTGGTCGGCGACGGACTTGAGCACGTAGCCGGAAGCGCCGGCCTTGAGGGCCTCGAAGAAGTACTGCTCGTTGTCGTACATGGACAACATCAGGATGGGCAAGGCCGGAGACCTCCTGGACATCTCCCGCGCCGCGTGCAGACCAGTGAGCCGGGGCATGGCGACGTCCAGCACGGCCAGGTCGACCTCGACCTCACGCGCGAGCGCAACGGCCTGGGCGCCGTCCCCGGCCTCGGCCACGACGGTGAAGTCGGGCTCGCTCTCGAGGATCAGGCGCAAGCCGCGGCGGACCAGGGCGTGGTCGTCAGCGAGCAGGACCCGTGTCGGCTGACCGCCGGTCACGACCGCGCCTCACGCGCGTGTGTGGGCACCAGCAGCCGGACGTCGGTACCCCCTGCCTCGGATGTCGAGATGTGGAGGGTGGCGCCGACGAGCAGCGCCCGTTCCCGCATCCCCCGGACGCCTGCCCCCTCCACGCTCCCGTCCATGCCCCGCCCGTCGTCCGCGATCCGGAGCAGCACCCCCGCTGCGCCCGCAGTCGGGGCCAGCTCGACGAGGACCTGCTCCGCCCCTGCGTGTCGGGCGACGTTGGTCAGGGCCTCCTGGGCCACTCGGTAGATCACCAGTTCGGTCTCCGGATCGAGGGGAGGTAGGGACGGGCTGAAGGTGCGCTGCACCGCTGCACCGGTGAGCCGGGCGTGTGCGCTCAGGAGGGAGGTGAGGGCACTGCACAACCCCAGGTCGTCCAGGACACCCGGGCGCAGGCGGCGCACCACCTGACGCACCTCGTCGAGGCTGGCCCGCGCCGTCTCCTGGGCGATGCCGATCTCCGGTGCCAGGTCAGCAGGAGCGCGATCGGCGATCCGTCGCAGTCCGAGCAGGACAGCCGTCAGGCTCTGCCCGACCTCGTCGTGCAACTCCTGGGCCACCCGACGCCGCTCGTCCTCCTGGGCCGCCAACGCGCGGCCGGTACTGGCGGCACGTTCGGCCTCCAGCCGGTCCAGCATCGCGTTGAAGGTGCTGATGACGTCCCCGACGGGGCCGTTGCCCTTCTCGGGGAGACGGTGACCCGGCCGCAGGAGGTCGACGTCCTCCATCAGCTGCTGGAGCCGGTACAGCGGCGCCAGCGTCGCGCGCACCAGCGCCGCGTTGGCGAGCACGAGCAGGGCCAGGCCCCCGAGCAGCACGAGGAGCTCGCCGGGCAGGATCGGAGAGGACACCGTTGCCGGTGATGTCGCCAGCACCACCAACCCGACGGCGAACACCGCCGCGTTGATCAGGCAGACCCGCCAGAAGAGGGAGATCTCCATCTGGTCGGACCTGCGGCGTCGGTCGCCCATCTCCCTCGTCCTCGTCCAGGAACCACGTGTAGCGCTCGATTCGATGGTGGCCGTCAGGCAGGGCTGCGCCAAGCGCGCGCAGCGAAGATGGGGTCCAGACCCCATCTCCCGCCGTCGCCGACGGCATCCTGAGCGCAGGACGCCACCGGTGATCGACGCGCACGTGCCCCGGCGGCGGGCACCGCCACCAGGTCCGTGAGCGGAAGCTGATTGCCGGGATCAAGCAACCAGGGACTGCGGGGATCGTCCCGTCATGGCGTACCGCCCGGTGTCCGACCGTCCATACCGTTCGGCCCGGGAGCAGGCCAGGACGTCGGTTCTGCGCGTCGCGCTGGACCGTGCGGAGAGGACGGTGGTGTACGAGGTGACGACACACACGGAAGGTGCGGGACCGTGGGCCTGTGCGCGGCCCGCCGTCCCGACAGCCGTGGCCTCCCCGCTCGCGGGTGGACGGACGGAGCCGTGTCACCCGTGAGGCGGGCGGTGCGGCCCGCGGCCGTCGTCCTCCTGCTGCTGTCGCCGATGGCGCTCAGCGGGTGCAGCGCCGGTCAGGTCACGCAGACCGCCACGCAGGCGCGCGACAAGACCGGCGGGGCCGGCCAGGTGGAGGACATCAGCGTCCACGCCGTCCAACTCGTCCATCCGCCCGGTGGTGTCTACGAGGTGGGCGACCAGGTGGAGGTGACGATGGCGATCGTGAACAGCGGGCGCGTCGACGACCGGCTGATCGACGTCACCGGTCCCGAGTTCAGCGGCGCCTCGGTCAGTGAGTCCCCCACGGCCGCGGACACGCCTCACGAGACGAGCTATTCCGAACCCGACCCCGCCGCCACCGTGGCGTTGAGCGGGCAACCGCCCGCTGTGGGGACGACCGCCGTGGACGTCCTCGTCCCGGCTCCCGGTGCCGTCTTCGTCGGCAGTAGTGCCCCGACGGTCGTCCTGACGGGGCTGACCCGCCGCATCGACGCGGCGCAGTCGATGGAGTTGACCCTCACCTTCGCCCGGGCCGGTCAGACGACCGTTCCCGCGATCACGGGATCTCCGCCCGACGTCCTGCCTCGAACCTCCGTCGTCGACCTCTAGCCCGAGGGCGGCGTGACCCGCCCGGGCAAGCAGTGCGGCAGTCCTTCGTCGCATCCGAGAACCGCCGACCCATGTCGCCGACCTGCTCGCCGAGGCCGGTCGGTCACCTCGGCGGCCCGCTCCCGCAAATGCGTTGATCGTCGAGGGCCTACGGGGGACGTGTGGCCCATGCTGCAGTGCCGGGACGGCCGTCGCTCGCCGTCCGCCGGCTCCGGCCCGGTCGGGTGGGTGCGCGTCCACCGGAGCAGGGGGTACGGCTCCTCCCCCGGTCACCGCTCCGCCGTCGCAGGGAAGAACGGGGTCGGATCCGTGGCGGCCGGCGCCTCGGCGAGCCAGCGCGTCAAGCCCTGCGGGTCCCGCCGCTCCAGTTCATCGAGGTACTCCACCCGCAGTTCGACGAGCATCTGAACGGGCCTGGGGTGGGCCACGCGCTGCAGCGCTGCGGACGTGATCTGCCAGGCGCGGCACAGTTCAGCGGTGCCCAGGTCCTCGGTCAGGATCGTCGCCGGAGGACCGACCGGCTCCCGGGCCTGCGCGGCCACAGGTCCCTCCCGCGCTGCACAGGACCGCGCCCGGTAGCGGAGTGGCAGCCCCGCGAGGCACAGCGCCGCGGCGATGACGAGACTGCCCCACCCCTGGATGAGTGCCAGGCC
Proteins encoded:
- a CDS encoding glycoside hydrolase family 15 protein, whose amino-acid sequence is MLTRPLSRVDGYLPIEEHGLIGDGATCALVARDGSIPWLCLPEFDSPPLLAGLLDTDRGGAFTMAPRGLRAGGQRYLDESNVLITELTGPDGVVELTDCMALRSGADLGELVPAGRSELLRVARVVSGAAELDVRLAVRDDVRVTRESGAWRIHWPARPDLVLVLWCSHDLEVAPDGSIGGAVRLRAGERLTASLHWSGSTRLLDRADPARLVHQTAQAWRSWAGNLQYEGPQRGLVLRSALALKMLDHVPSGAITAAATSSLPEEIGGVRNWDYRFTWVRDAAFSTYALRQVGMPSESEAFLAWTLTNVERDGQPHLMYALDGGQPPPEQEDAALSGYRGSAPVRWGNGAAGQTQHDVYGELLDVAWGWVRSGGRVDDHLWAALCDLTEAAIANWRTPDHGIWEVRSAGRPFTYSVALCAVAVERALRIAEARGLDHPRDRWRAELDRIRSAVLDRAWDPDRGSFTEQLADDDGGQRGGLDASLLTLPLRGLLPFDDPRMVATTEAVRRHLDAGDGLLYRYLHEESDDGLPGGEGAFLLCSFWLADNLTGQGRLDEAHTLFESLCGRANHLGLLSEEIDPGTGAFLGNFPQAFSHLGLIASGANLARAEAAGRSAR
- a CDS encoding GlsB/YeaQ/YmgE family stress response membrane protein, which codes for MIWNLIVLLVIGLVAGFIARAVIPGKQDLSIVATIVLGIIGSFVGNLLGGLISGRGFELAPAGWIGSIIGAIIVLGVYVAVSGRRGTRTR
- a CDS encoding universal stress protein, translated to MDFPYWTLLVPLPWVVIGVGAVVVLLYRHGHRDRSWLLIGAVLGPLIVPIAVERAKERSRRLKGAGAHASTERTADRGPCVLIGVDGSPESEEAVRAATRLAAPTAGRFLLASVVSKEAADGGHDEECARAEDLLSRHRRSLPEGPVVQTQVVAGQPAAALLELAEAEDVDLIVVGRRGRGLSRAVLGSAATALSTRSRCPVLLAAPPAGRT
- a CDS encoding GlsB/YeaQ/YmgE family stress response membrane protein, with the protein product MLSLLWLLIIGLLAGLLARLVVPGKESMSLLATLVLGVAGSLVGGLLLGLVTGGLRDRGFGPAGLIGSFIGAVIVLLVYDRWIAHRSLPRGPGA
- a CDS encoding STAS domain-containing protein — its product is MRVQRKRNRLRTGGLPAGTASGRHHEQEGCSDTAPGVPEEFTVCVDRSRPRPVVTVIGALDVSGAALLSAMLDHVRLTEGRSALVDLTHVDYADSHGLAPVLDANATICGASPVVTRLLQLVAGPVPVTAPDERLRAVPVLSGPRPS
- a CDS encoding PucR family transcriptional regulator, whose translation is MRSATVNGSHVDEVLSEVAGAASARHGLPPALLDGYPRALMTVARTGRMLSAEEQAACRRLGGEAVAMGVGLPALVDVHMNASRRLWSRLPELLRASRGRPVRSAELMGIGEAVWRAADAALAALTAGYVEAQRLVVRREEEFRLEFVDDLLAGLAPVGLLIERAEFFGLQLNGAHVVVVAEGQRPIDSGSGVRGVAEDALRARFGDRGLLAAAKNGRLVCVLSCPRDADGCADLGRQVAGIVGPLVSRTARGGPWRAGAGRPHTGPRGVQRSYQEAVEALETASRLSLRQQVVQAADLLVYRVLARDETALSDLVHTVLEPLTGARGGAAPLVETLEAYFSAGRNAAETARRLHLSVRAVTYRLQRVRELTGYDAGEPDHHLPLLVAVTGARLLGWPQRPLVRE
- a CDS encoding response regulator encodes the protein MTGGQPTRVLLADDHALVRRGLRLILESEPDFTVVAEAGDGAQAVALAREVEVDLAVLDVAMPRLTGLHAAREMSRRSPALPILMLSMYDNEQYFFEALKAGASGYVLKSVADQDLVSACRGAVRGEPFIYPDALTTLMREHLHRAGRGEPVPERVLTAREAEVVKLIAEGCSSREIAALLVISTKTVERHRANILQKLDMRDRTQLTRYAIRTGLLEA
- a CDS encoding HAMP domain-containing sensor histidine kinase; amino-acid sequence: MGDRRRRSDQMEISLFWRVCLINAAVFAVGLVVLATSPATVSSPILPGELLVLLGGLALLVLANAALVRATLAPLYRLQQLMEDVDLLRPGHRLPEKGNGPVGDVISTFNAMLDRLEAERAASTGRALAAQEDERRRVAQELHDEVGQSLTAVLLGLRRIADRAPADLAPEIGIAQETARASLDEVRQVVRRLRPGVLDDLGLCSALTSLLSAHARLTGAAVQRTFSPSLPPLDPETELVIYRVAQEALTNVARHAGAEQVLVELAPTAGAAGVLLRIADDGRGMDGSVEGAGVRGMRERALLVGATLHISTSEAGGTDVRLLVPTHAREARS